The following proteins are co-located in the Chiroxiphia lanceolata isolate bChiLan1 chromosome 7, bChiLan1.pri, whole genome shotgun sequence genome:
- the ASB18 gene encoding ankyrin repeat and SOCS box protein 18, which produces PGPAHTGSTGMGDSPGPAIGKLRISSQLDSEHPLTAHVPVTRFYTALVTGDLRSLEVLTDQYHQDVNLVFEISKNELEWQVKSQASYGLSGLWALERRWERSSPLCLAAHHGHPAALRHLLRRRAHPDLAPGTQGPLHEACRGAHTDCVELLLEYRADPNLRSEEGLAPLHLCTTRDSLGCARLLLRHGAAVDLPSTACGETALHVAARHGLSDHARLYLRRGAHVDARSARGETALGVLCATAPGDGQDRLELCRLLVAHGAHVDARDEARRSPLHKACGAAHAGLARFLLLRGADVNAIDYDGLSPLGLALQSAASRARRQPHLTVQLLLNHGSQRIWPPAFVKVLRSCAAVPEVIEVLFNSYSQIPVSQEWAEAVPEEVFQQHQPFYKSLFQLAGAVRCLQHLCRSAIRENLGSRCHSLIPLLPVPKALREYLLLEPQGVVL; this is translated from the exons CCAGGACCTGCACACACGGGAAGCACTGGAATGGGCGACTCACCAGGACCTGCAATAGGAAAGCTGCGGATTTCCTCCCAGTTGGATTCGGAGCATCCTTTAACAGCTCATGTTCCTGTCACCAGGTTTTACACAGCCCTGGTCACGGGAGACCTGAGGAGCCTCGAGGTCCTGACCGACCAATACCATCAAGATGTCAACCTGGTTTTTGAGATCAGTAAAAATGAGCTGGAGTGGCAGGTGAAAAGCCAAGCGTCTTATGGACTCTCAG GGCTGTGGGCGCTGGAGCGGCGCTGGGAGCGGAGCAGCCCGCTGTGCCTGGCCGCCCACCACGGCCACCCCGCCGCCCTGCGACACCTGCTCCGCCGCCGCGCCCACCCTGACCTGGCCCCGGGCACGCAGGGACCCCTGCACGAGGCCTGCCGGGGGGCACACACCGACTgcgtggagctgctgctggagtacCGGGCCGACCCCAACCTGCGCAGCGAGGAGGGGCTGGCCCCGCTGCACCTCTGCACCACCCGGGACTCCCTGGG gtgtgccaggctgctgctgagacACGGGGCCGCCGTGGACCTGCCGAGCACGGCGTGCGGGGAGACGGCTCTGCACGTGGCCGCCCGGCACGGCCTCAGCGACCACGCGCGGCTCTACCTGCGGCGCGGAGCCCACGTGGACGCGCGCAGCGCGCGGGGGGAGACGGCCCTGGGTGTCCTCTGCGCCACGGCTCCCGGGGACGGCCAGGACCGCCTGGAGCTGTGCCGGCTGCTGGTGGCCCACGGCGCCCACGTGGACGCGCGGGACGAGGCGCGGAGGAGCCCCCTGCACAAGGCGTGCGGGGCGGCCCACGCCGGCCTGGCGCGGTTCCTGCTGCTGCGCGGGGCCGACGTCAACGCCATCGACTACGACGGCCTGAGCCCGCTGGGCCTCGCCCTGCAGAGCGCGGCCTCCAGGGCCCGGCGGCAGCCACACCTCACCGTCCAGCTGCTGCTCAACCACGGCTCCCAGAGGATATGGCCCCCTGCCTTCGTCAAG GTGCTGAGGTCCtgtgcagctgtgccagaggtCATCGAAGTCCTCTTCAATTCCTACTCACAAATCCCTGTCTCCCAGGAGTGGGCCGAGGCCGTGCCAGAGGAGGTGTTCCAG cagcaccagccgTTCTACAAGTCCCTGTTCCAGCTGGCGGGCGCCGTGCGGTGCCTGCAGCACTTGTGCCGCTCCGCCATCCGGGAGAACCTCGGCAGCAGGTGCCACAGCCTCATCCCTCTGCTGCCCGTGCCCAAGGCTCTGCGGGAAtacctgctgctggagccccaAGGAGTCGTGCTCTGA